One window of the Thiobacter sp. AK1 genome contains the following:
- the trpE gene encoding anthranilate synthase component I codes for MNEQDFLKYGRDGYNRVPLVRELLADLDTPLSVYLKLANQPFTYLFESVQGGERFGRYSFIGLPARTRLVVRGHQVSVESDAGNEEQASYADPLQFIEAFRRRFRVAQRPGLPRFCGGMVGYFGYDTVRYIEKKLAQVDKPDPIATPDILLLLSEELVVVDSVMGKLYLVVYADPGEPGAHARAAARLDALEAQLRAPLSTPAAPVFPRAEARSEFGEAAFKEAVARAKRYIFDGDIMQVVLSQRMSQPFAAPPLNLYRALRSLNPSPYMFHCDFGDFHVVGASPEILVRLEGDTVTVRPIAGTRPRGRTREEDEALAQELLADPKERAEHLMLMDLGRNDVGKVARIGSVRVTENMVIERYSHVMHIVSNVEGTLRDGLDAMDVLRATFPAGTVSGAPKVRAMEIIDELEPIKRGLYAGAVGYLGFNGDMDLAIAIRTAVVKHGMLYVQAGAGIVADSVPENEWQETRNKARAVLRAAELALGGLAAKQE; via the coding sequence ATGAACGAGCAAGACTTTCTCAAATACGGCCGCGACGGCTACAACCGGGTGCCTTTGGTGCGCGAACTGCTGGCCGACCTGGATACGCCCCTGTCCGTCTATCTCAAGCTGGCCAACCAGCCTTTCACCTATCTATTCGAATCGGTGCAGGGGGGCGAACGCTTCGGGCGTTACTCCTTCATCGGGCTGCCAGCGCGCACCCGCCTGGTGGTGCGTGGCCACCAGGTGAGCGTGGAGAGTGACGCGGGCAATGAGGAGCAGGCAAGCTACGCCGATCCGCTGCAATTCATCGAGGCCTTCCGGCGCCGTTTCCGCGTTGCACAGCGCCCCGGCCTGCCGCGCTTCTGTGGCGGCATGGTGGGCTATTTCGGCTACGACACCGTGCGCTACATCGAGAAGAAGCTCGCGCAGGTGGACAAGCCCGACCCCATCGCCACGCCGGACATCCTGCTCTTGCTCTCGGAAGAGTTGGTGGTGGTGGACAGCGTCATGGGCAAGCTTTATCTCGTGGTATATGCCGATCCCGGTGAACCGGGCGCCCATGCCCGCGCGGCTGCCCGCCTGGATGCGCTGGAAGCGCAACTGCGCGCTCCCCTCAGCACGCCCGCGGCACCCGTTTTCCCCCGCGCAGAGGCACGCTCCGAATTCGGCGAAGCGGCGTTCAAGGAAGCGGTGGCGCGCGCCAAGCGCTACATCTTCGACGGCGACATCATGCAAGTCGTGCTCTCCCAGCGCATGAGCCAGCCTTTCGCCGCGCCGCCGCTCAACCTCTACCGCGCCCTGCGTAGCCTCAATCCCTCGCCCTACATGTTTCACTGCGATTTCGGCGATTTCCACGTGGTAGGCGCCTCACCCGAGATCCTGGTGCGTCTGGAAGGCGACACGGTCACCGTGCGGCCCATCGCCGGCACGCGCCCCCGTGGCCGCACACGCGAAGAAGACGAAGCGTTGGCGCAGGAACTGCTGGCCGACCCGAAAGAACGCGCAGAACACCTCATGCTCATGGACCTGGGGCGCAACGACGTGGGCAAGGTGGCGCGCATCGGCAGCGTGCGCGTCACGGAGAACATGGTGATCGAACGCTACTCCCACGTCATGCACATCGTCTCCAACGTGGAAGGAACGCTCCGGGACGGCCTCGATGCCATGGACGTGCTGCGTGCCACCTTTCCGGCCGGCACCGTGAGCGGCGCGCCGAAAGTGCGTGCCATGGAAATCATCGACGAGCTCGAGCCCATCAAGCGCGGCCTCTATGCCGGCGCGGTGGGCTATCTGGGCTTTAATGGCGACATGGACCTCGCCATCGCGATTCGCACCGCGGTGGTCAAGCATGGCATGCTCTACGTCCAGGCGGGCGCCGGCATCGTCGCCGATTCCGTGCCGGAAAACGAATGGCAAGAGACCCGCAACAAGGCCCGCGCCGTGCTACGCGCCGCGGAGCTGGCGCTGGGTGGGCTTGCGGCCAAGCAGGAATGA
- the rpe gene encoding ribulose-phosphate 3-epimerase codes for MAQFRIAPSILSANFAKLGQEITDVIASGADIIHFDVMDNHYVPNLTIGPLVCEAIRPLTSAIIDVHLMVKPVDRIIPDFAKAGANIITFHPEASEHIDRSLALIKDQGCKAGLVFNPATPLHWMDHVMDKLDMVLLMSVNPGFGGQKFIPEALNKLRLARQKIDAYREKTGREIWLEIDGGVKVDNIAEIARAGADTFVAGSAVFGAGKESDPHRYDSIIAALRTELAKV; via the coding sequence ATGGCCCAGTTCCGCATTGCGCCTAGTATCCTGTCCGCCAACTTCGCCAAGCTGGGGCAGGAGATCACGGACGTCATCGCCTCCGGCGCCGACATCATCCATTTCGATGTGATGGACAACCATTACGTGCCCAATCTCACCATCGGCCCGCTGGTGTGCGAGGCGATCCGTCCCCTCACATCCGCCATCATCGACGTGCACCTGATGGTGAAGCCGGTGGACCGCATCATTCCGGATTTCGCCAAGGCCGGGGCCAACATCATCACCTTTCACCCGGAGGCCTCCGAGCACATCGACCGCTCCCTGGCGCTGATCAAGGATCAGGGCTGCAAGGCCGGGCTGGTGTTCAACCCCGCCACGCCGCTCCACTGGATGGACCACGTGATGGATAAGCTCGACATGGTCTTGCTCATGAGCGTGAACCCAGGCTTCGGCGGCCAGAAGTTCATCCCGGAAGCGCTCAACAAGCTGCGCCTCGCGCGCCAGAAAATCGACGCCTATCGGGAGAAAACCGGGCGGGAAATCTGGCTGGAGATCGACGGGGGCGTGAAGGTGGACAACATCGCCGAGATCGCCCGCGCCGGGGCCGACACCTTCGTGGCCGGCTCCGCCGTTTTCGGCGCGGGCAAGGAGTCCGACCCGCATCGCTACGACTCCATCATCGCCGCGCTGCGCACAGAACTGGCGAAGGTCTGA
- a CDS encoding phosphoglycolate phosphatase, producing the protein MSAPFPLDIKAVVVDLDGTLLDTAPDLAAAANRMLADLGRPPVPMEVLKTYIGNGVSRLVKRVLTGDMQAEPDPELFDHALKLYQRHYALHVADASRPFPGVREGLEAMKAAGFNLACITNKAEQFTIPLLLATHLHGYFELILSGDTLPRKKPDPLPLLHACEHFRIAPQELLLIGDSLNDAQAARAAGCHIFVVPYGYNRGRPVAELDVDAVVPSLLEASKLIRNAA; encoded by the coding sequence GTGAGTGCCCCTTTTCCCCTCGACATCAAAGCGGTGGTTGTCGATCTCGACGGCACCTTGCTGGATACCGCGCCGGACCTGGCCGCGGCCGCTAACCGCATGCTCGCCGACCTGGGTCGCCCCCCCGTGCCCATGGAGGTGCTCAAGACCTACATCGGCAACGGCGTGTCGCGGCTGGTCAAGCGCGTGCTCACCGGAGACATGCAGGCCGAGCCGGACCCGGAACTGTTCGATCATGCCCTCAAGCTCTACCAGCGCCACTACGCTTTGCACGTGGCCGACGCCTCGCGCCCCTTCCCGGGCGTGCGCGAGGGGCTGGAGGCCATGAAAGCAGCGGGTTTTAACCTGGCCTGCATCACCAACAAGGCCGAGCAGTTCACCATCCCGCTTCTGCTCGCCACGCACCTACACGGTTATTTCGAGCTGATCCTGTCGGGAGATACCCTGCCGCGCAAGAAGCCCGATCCCCTGCCCTTGCTGCACGCCTGCGAGCACTTCCGCATCGCGCCGCAGGAACTCTTGTTGATTGGCGACTCTCTGAACGATGCGCAAGCCGCGCGCGCCGCCGGTTGTCATATCTTCGTCGTGCCCTACGGGTATAACCGCGGCCGGCCGGTGGCGGAGCTCGACGTGGATGCCGTGGTGCCCAGCCTGCTTGAAGCAAGCAAGCTCATCAGGAACGCCGCCTGA
- a CDS encoding anthranilate synthase component II has product MLLMIDNYDSFTYNLVQYFGELGQEVRVFRNDEIDLAGVAALAPDSIVISPGPCTPSEAGISVPLIQAFAGRVPILGVCLGHQAIGQAFGGRIVHAKQLMHGKTSLIHHKDVGVFRGLPNPLTATRYHSLVIERETLPDCLEITAWTDDDEIMGVRHKSLPVEGVQFHPESILTEYGHEMLANFLKTASATRAAGG; this is encoded by the coding sequence ATGCTGCTGATGATCGACAATTACGACAGCTTCACCTACAACCTGGTGCAGTATTTCGGCGAGCTGGGCCAGGAGGTGCGCGTGTTCCGCAATGACGAGATCGATCTGGCGGGTGTGGCCGCCCTTGCACCCGATTCCATCGTCATCTCGCCCGGCCCCTGCACGCCCAGCGAGGCGGGCATTTCCGTGCCACTCATCCAGGCCTTCGCTGGCCGCGTGCCGATCCTGGGCGTCTGCCTGGGGCATCAGGCCATCGGCCAGGCCTTCGGTGGCCGCATCGTGCACGCCAAGCAGCTCATGCACGGCAAAACCTCCCTCATCCACCACAAAGACGTGGGGGTGTTCCGAGGACTACCCAATCCCCTCACCGCAACCCGGTATCATTCGCTGGTGATCGAGCGCGAGACCCTGCCGGACTGTCTGGAAATCACCGCCTGGACCGACGATGACGAAATCATGGGCGTGCGCCACAAGAGCTTGCCGGTAGAAGGCGTGCAGTTCCATCCGGAGTCCATCCTCACCGAATATGGTCACGAGATGCTGGCAAATTTTCTGAAGACCGCCTCCGCCACGCGGGCAGCGGGTGGATAG
- the trpD gene encoding anthranilate phosphoribosyltransferase: MTPQQALTRLIDKHDLSRDDMLDLMHQIMTGALTPVQIAGILVALRAKGETVTELAAAAEVMRKLATPVPLQWDEHLVDTCGTGGDGAHTFNISTAAAIVAAAAGVKVAKHGGRSVSSSCGSADVLEALGVNVNLTPDEVARCVQEIGVGFMFAPNYHSAMRYAAPVRRELGVRTLFNLLGPLTNPAGAKNQVMGVFARDLVGTLARVLQALGSRHVMVVHAADGLDEISLGADTYVAELKDGRVSEYTLNPQQFGFDPAASERIAVHNIEEAKTMIVSVFDNVDGPAKDIVCLNAGAAIYVGGSASTLGEGIQRAREAIESGAAKAKLTALRAFSQRFATKTH; this comes from the coding sequence ATGACACCACAGCAAGCCCTCACGCGGCTCATCGATAAGCACGACTTGAGTCGAGATGACATGCTCGATCTCATGCACCAAATCATGACCGGCGCGCTCACGCCGGTGCAGATCGCGGGCATTCTCGTCGCGCTACGCGCCAAGGGCGAGACGGTTACCGAGCTCGCTGCCGCAGCCGAGGTGATGCGCAAGCTGGCCACACCTGTGCCCTTGCAATGGGACGAGCACCTGGTGGATACCTGCGGCACCGGCGGGGATGGCGCCCATACCTTCAACATCTCCACCGCCGCCGCCATCGTCGCCGCAGCAGCGGGCGTGAAGGTCGCCAAACACGGCGGCCGTTCCGTCTCCAGCAGCTGTGGCAGCGCCGATGTGCTGGAAGCATTGGGCGTCAACGTCAACCTCACGCCGGACGAGGTGGCACGCTGCGTACAGGAAATCGGCGTGGGTTTCATGTTCGCCCCCAACTACCATAGCGCCATGCGCTATGCCGCGCCCGTGCGCCGCGAGCTGGGCGTGCGCACCTTGTTCAACCTGCTTGGCCCCCTCACCAATCCCGCCGGCGCCAAGAACCAGGTGATGGGCGTGTTCGCGCGTGACCTGGTGGGCACGCTCGCACGCGTGCTACAGGCGCTGGGCAGCCGCCATGTCATGGTAGTGCATGCGGCAGACGGGCTGGACGAAATCAGTCTGGGTGCCGACACCTACGTGGCCGAGCTGAAAGATGGTCGGGTGAGCGAATACACCCTCAACCCGCAGCAGTTCGGCTTCGATCCCGCCGCCTCGGAACGAATCGCCGTCCACAACATCGAGGAGGCGAAAACGATGATCGTCAGTGTGTTCGACAACGTGGACGGCCCCGCCAAAGACATCGTCTGTCTCAACGCCGGCGCCGCGATCTATGTGGGTGGCAGCGCCAGCACGCTGGGCGAAGGGATCCAACGCGCCCGCGAAGCCATCGAATCTGGGGCGGCCAAAGCCAAGCTCACGGCGCTGCGGGCGTTTTCCCAGCGCTTTGCCACCAAGACACACTGA
- a CDS encoding OmpP1/FadL family transporter — MKLRALAGALMLAGVVAPAFATNGYFSHGYGIKSKGMAGVGYAYGQDALAAATNPANMVLVGSRWDVGLDYFRPQRESTLDSSTPFPGTYDGNDTENFFIPEFGYNQMLSNNMSFGVSVYGNGGMNTDYGDFNSRTSNLVFGNGNLGVDLMQLFISPTLSMKVNENHAVGVSLKIAYQRFKAYGLQNFDNTTWSSSPNNVTNNGYDSSWGYGIGLGWTGQLTPTFSVGVAYQSRTWMQKFDKYKGLFAEQGDFDIPENYGIGFAWKATPQLTIAGDVQQINYGSIKSIANKGTAPWLLGDSNGPGFGWEDITVYKLGVSYDLNKAWTLRAGYSTTDAPYAGTETFFNILAPGVVKDHLTLGATWRMPSGGELSFAYMHAFKNTVNGTGPNADINNTMYEDSFGVAYGMKF; from the coding sequence ATGAAACTTCGTGCTCTCGCAGGCGCGCTCATGCTGGCTGGCGTGGTCGCCCCGGCTTTCGCCACCAATGGTTACTTCTCCCACGGCTACGGCATCAAGTCCAAGGGCATGGCCGGCGTGGGCTATGCCTATGGCCAGGACGCCCTGGCCGCCGCCACCAACCCCGCCAACATGGTGCTGGTGGGCAGCCGCTGGGACGTGGGTCTGGATTACTTCCGCCCGCAGCGGGAAAGCACGTTGGATTCCAGCACTCCATTCCCTGGGACTTACGACGGCAACGACACGGAAAACTTCTTCATCCCCGAGTTTGGCTACAACCAGATGCTTTCCAACAACATGTCCTTCGGCGTGTCGGTGTATGGCAATGGGGGGATGAATACCGATTATGGGGACTTCAATAGCAGGACCTCCAATCTCGTGTTTGGGAATGGCAATCTCGGCGTGGACCTGATGCAGCTTTTCATCTCCCCCACCCTGTCCATGAAGGTGAACGAAAACCACGCCGTGGGGGTGAGCCTCAAGATCGCCTACCAGCGCTTCAAGGCCTATGGGTTGCAGAATTTCGACAACACTACATGGTCGTCTTCCCCGAACAACGTCACCAACAACGGCTATGACAGCTCCTGGGGCTATGGCATCGGGCTGGGCTGGACGGGGCAGTTGACGCCCACCTTCAGCGTGGGTGTGGCCTACCAGTCCCGCACCTGGATGCAGAAGTTCGACAAGTACAAGGGCCTGTTCGCGGAGCAGGGGGATTTCGACATTCCCGAAAACTACGGCATCGGCTTTGCCTGGAAGGCCACCCCCCAGCTCACCATCGCGGGTGATGTGCAGCAGATCAACTACGGCAGCATCAAGTCCATTGCCAACAAGGGCACTGCGCCCTGGTTGCTTGGCGACAGCAACGGCCCGGGCTTCGGCTGGGAAGACATCACCGTGTACAAGCTGGGTGTGTCCTATGACCTGAACAAGGCATGGACCCTGCGCGCAGGCTATAGCACCACCGATGCGCCCTATGCCGGCACGGAGACCTTCTTCAACATCCTGGCGCCGGGCGTGGTCAAGGATCACCTGACCCTGGGCGCCACCTGGCGCATGCCAAGCGGCGGTGAGCTGTCCTTTGCCTACATGCATGCCTTCAAGAATACGGTCAACGGCACCGGTCCCAACGCTGACATCAACAACACCATGTACGAAGACAGCTTCGGCGTGGCCTACGGCATGAAGTTCTAA
- the trpC gene encoding indole-3-glycerol phosphate synthase TrpC, giving the protein MSDILARILATKGEEIAAAKKREPLEAMRAAAEFAPPPRDFTGAIASRIAAGQAAVIAEIKKASPSKGVLREDFRPAEIAASYERGGAACLSVLTDRPFFQGSPDYLREARDACSLPVLRKDFIIDPYQVYEARAMGADCILLIVAAFATAATGRPGAGDKGFDLATMRELESIAHTLGMAVLVETHDSRELDAALALTTPLIGINNRNLRTFDVSLDTTLSLLPHIPAGRRIITESGILAPEHVRLMREHGVHAFLVGEAFMRAADPGAELARLFA; this is encoded by the coding sequence ATGTCCGATATTCTTGCGAGAATCCTTGCTACCAAGGGCGAGGAAATCGCCGCCGCGAAAAAGCGCGAGCCGCTCGAGGCCATGCGCGCCGCGGCGGAGTTCGCGCCGCCGCCACGCGACTTCACCGGCGCGATCGCCAGCCGCATCGCCGCCGGCCAGGCAGCGGTGATCGCCGAGATCAAAAAGGCCAGCCCGAGCAAGGGCGTGTTGCGGGAGGATTTTCGCCCCGCCGAGATTGCCGCAAGCTACGAGCGGGGCGGCGCCGCCTGTCTGTCCGTGCTCACCGACCGCCCCTTCTTCCAGGGCAGCCCCGACTATCTGCGCGAGGCGCGCGATGCCTGCTCCCTGCCCGTGCTGCGCAAGGACTTCATCATCGATCCCTACCAGGTGTACGAAGCGCGGGCCATGGGCGCGGATTGCATCCTGCTCATCGTCGCCGCCTTTGCCACTGCTGCGACGGGCAGGCCCGGCGCTGGCGACAAAGGCTTCGACCTGGCCACCATGCGGGAACTGGAGTCAATCGCTCACACACTGGGCATGGCCGTGCTGGTGGAAACGCACGACAGCAGGGAACTTGACGCGGCGCTCGCGCTCACCACGCCCCTCATCGGCATCAACAACCGCAACCTCCGCACCTTTGACGTGAGTCTCGACACCACTCTGAGCCTGTTACCACACATTCCCGCGGGACGGCGCATCATCACCGAATCGGGCATCCTCGCCCCTGAACACGTACGCCTCATGCGGGAGCATGGCGTCCATGCCTTTCTGGTAGGCGAAGCCTTCATGCGCGCCGCCGATCCCGGGGCAGAACTCGCCCGTCTGTTCGCGTGA
- the apaG gene encoding Co2+/Mg2+ efflux protein ApaG — MAERTKYEITVTARVDYLPEQSDEAAGRYVFAYTITLTNTGTVAAQLISRHWIITDGEGHVQEVKGLGVVGEQPFLKPGERYEYTSGSAIPTPVGTMKGSYQMVAEDGTRFDAPIPEFVLSVPRVLH, encoded by the coding sequence ATGGCCGAGCGCACCAAGTACGAAATCACCGTCACCGCGCGCGTCGATTACCTTCCAGAGCAATCGGACGAAGCAGCCGGCCGCTACGTGTTCGCCTACACCATCACCCTCACCAACACCGGCACGGTCGCTGCCCAGCTCATCAGCCGCCACTGGATCATCACCGACGGCGAAGGCCACGTGCAGGAGGTGAAGGGACTGGGCGTGGTGGGGGAACAACCCTTCCTCAAGCCGGGTGAGCGCTACGAATACACCAGTGGTTCGGCCATCCCCACGCCGGTGGGAACCATGAAGGGCAGCTACCAGATGGTGGCCGAGGATGGCACCCGCTTCGACGCGCCCATCCCAGAATTCGTGCTGAGCGTGCCGCGCGTGCTGCATTGA
- a CDS encoding radical SAM protein, with protein sequence MEQTIHFYRPDLRRRTPEMRSPEYVQMSTAAAITLGLMPGRMYRTDCTHCLNLLVTYPEGCRANCAYCGLARHREEARDYADRNFIRVDWPTCRFDEVIARMRSGADRGCFQRMCISMITHPDSDADTRVLLAKWVRAVPHVPVSILSNPTTMKRDDLVELKALGAEIFTVALDAVTPAIFERTRGRSVNSPHRWEKYWQAIHWAAEVFGPERFGVHLICGMGETEQEMLTLCQTIRDLGGHNHLFAFFPERGALMEDWPACDPGQWRRVQLGRYLIDYAGGRIERMRFDAAGRLTDFGLPRETLEAIIASGKPFRTSGCPGPEADVSACNRPYGDSPPSDIRSYPFPLEAQDLQRVRRQLEGN encoded by the coding sequence ATGGAGCAGACCATCCACTTCTATCGTCCCGATCTGCGGCGCCGCACCCCGGAGATGCGCTCGCCCGAATACGTGCAGATGAGCACTGCTGCGGCCATCACCCTCGGCCTCATGCCAGGCCGCATGTACCGCACCGACTGCACCCATTGTCTCAATCTACTGGTGACCTATCCTGAAGGCTGCCGCGCCAACTGCGCCTATTGCGGCCTGGCGCGTCATCGCGAAGAGGCGCGCGATTACGCCGACCGCAACTTCATTCGTGTGGACTGGCCCACGTGCCGCTTCGACGAAGTCATCGCGCGCATGCGCTCGGGTGCCGACCGTGGCTGCTTCCAGCGCATGTGCATCTCCATGATCACCCATCCCGATTCCGATGCCGACACCCGCGTGCTGCTTGCAAAATGGGTGCGGGCGGTGCCGCACGTGCCAGTATCGATTCTTTCCAACCCCACCACCATGAAGCGCGACGATCTGGTGGAACTGAAGGCCCTCGGCGCGGAGATCTTCACCGTGGCGCTGGACGCGGTCACGCCGGCCATTTTCGAGCGCACACGCGGTCGCAGCGTGAACAGCCCCCATCGCTGGGAGAAATACTGGCAGGCCATCCACTGGGCGGCGGAAGTGTTCGGGCCGGAGCGTTTCGGCGTGCACCTCATCTGCGGCATGGGCGAGACCGAACAGGAAATGCTGACCCTCTGCCAGACCATTCGCGACCTGGGCGGGCACAACCACCTGTTCGCCTTTTTTCCTGAGCGGGGCGCCCTCATGGAGGATTGGCCCGCGTGCGATCCTGGGCAATGGCGGCGCGTGCAGCTTGGACGCTACCTCATCGACTACGCCGGCGGGCGCATCGAGCGGATGCGCTTCGACGCCGCGGGCCGCCTCACCGACTTTGGACTGCCGCGGGAAACACTCGAAGCAATCATCGCCAGTGGCAAGCCCTTCCGTACCTCCGGCTGTCCTGGCCCCGAGGCCGATGTCTCCGCCTGCAACCGACCCTATGGCGACTCCCCCCCGTCTGACATCCGCTCCTATCCCTTTCCCCTCGAGGCGCAAGACCTGCAACGCGTCCGCCGGCAGCTCGAAGGCAACTGA
- a CDS encoding superoxide dismutase, giving the protein MEHQLPPLPWPKDALAPHMSAETLEYHYGKHHQAYVTNLNNLIKGTAFESKSLEDIIRTAPAGGIFNNAAQVWNHTFFWHSMKPKGGGMPTGALLEAINKKWGSFEAFKKAFQASAVGNFGSGWTWLVKKADGSVDIVNTSNAGTPLTTSDKPLLTVDVWEHAYYIDYRNQRPKFVETFLEHLANWSFAETNFAG; this is encoded by the coding sequence ATGGAACATCAACTGCCGCCGCTGCCCTGGCCCAAGGATGCGCTCGCGCCCCACATGAGCGCCGAGACGCTGGAGTATCACTACGGCAAGCACCATCAGGCCTATGTCACCAATCTCAACAACCTGATCAAGGGCACGGCGTTCGAGAGCAAGAGCCTGGAGGACATCATCCGCACGGCGCCGGCGGGAGGCATCTTCAACAATGCCGCCCAGGTGTGGAACCACACCTTCTTTTGGCACAGCATGAAGCCTAAGGGGGGTGGCATGCCCACGGGTGCGTTGCTTGAGGCCATCAACAAGAAGTGGGGCAGCTTCGAAGCATTCAAGAAGGCCTTCCAGGCCAGCGCCGTGGGCAATTTTGGCTCCGGCTGGACCTGGCTGGTGAAGAAAGCCGACGGCTCCGTGGACATCGTCAATACCAGCAACGCCGGCACGCCCCTCACCACGAGTGACAAGCCCCTGCTCACCGTGGACGTGTGGGAGCATGCCTACTACATCGACTACCGCAACCAGCGGCCCAAGTTCGTGGAAACCTTCCTGGAACACCTGGCCAACTGGTCCTTCGCCGAGACCAACTTCGCGGGCTGA